The following coding sequences lie in one Maylandia zebra isolate NMK-2024a linkage group LG14, Mzebra_GT3a, whole genome shotgun sequence genomic window:
- the LOC101477991 gene encoding olfactory receptor 4B13-like, with product MINTTQVSFFTLTGYFDTGHVTNLCFFVILALYFFIVGSNVLLIVVICVNRSLHEPMYMFLCSLFMNELYGSTGLFPSLLVQILSDVHTVSTGICFLQVFCVHIYGAVEYLNLAIMSYDRYLAICCPLQYNTHMTSKKIAILIAATWFYPCFAMAPLLYLTSRLQLCGNTIYKVYCDTHSVVKLACSDTTVINLYGLLATFSMIFGALLFILYTYMKILLVCFSGSDQTRQKAISTCTPHLASILNFSFGASFEILQSRFNMKNVPNMLRIFLSLYFLTCQPLFNPVMYGLKMTKIRNICKSLITNIK from the coding sequence ATGATAAACACCACACAGGTCTCCTTTTTCACCCTTACTGGCTATTTTGACACAGGACATGTAACTAACTTGTGCTTCTTTGTTATTCTTgctttatattttttcattgtagGTTCCAATGTCCTGCTGATTGTGGTTATCTGTGTGAACAGAAGCTTACATGAACCTATGTACATGTTTCTGTGCAGCCTGTTTATGAATGAGCTGTATGGTAGTACAGGGCTGTTTCCGTCCCTCCTGGTTCAGATCCTCTCTGATGTTCACACTGTTTCTACCGGTATCTGTTTCCTGCaggttttctgtgttcatataTATGGGGCTGTAGAATATTTAAATTTAGCCATCATGTCTTACGACAGGTACCTTGCTATCTGCTGTCCTCTGCAATACAACACACATATGACATCAAAAAAAATCGCCATACTTATAGCTGCAACGTGGTTCTATCCTTGTTTTGCAATGGCTCCCTTATTATATTTGACCTCACGTTTGCAGCTGTGTGGAAACACAATTTATAAAGTATACTGTGACACACACTCTGTTGTGAAGTTGGCATGCTCAGACACCACTGTGATCAACTTGTATGGCCTCCTTGCTACTTTTAGCATGATCTTTGGTGCTTTGCTTTTCATTCTTTACACCTACATGAAGATTctgctggtttgtttttctggttCTGATCAGACGAGACAGAAGGCTATCAGTACCTGCACGCCTCACCTGGCTTCCATATTGAACTTTTCCTTTGGAGCCAGCTTTGAAATTTTACAGAGCAGATTTAATATGAAAAATGTGCCAAACATGCTGCGCATATTTTTATCATTATATTTTCTTACATGCCAGCCGCTCTTCAATCCTGTGATGTACGGCCTGAAAATGACCAAAATCCGCAACATCTGTAAAAGTCTGATAACAAACATAAAATAG